Proteins from a genomic interval of Nerophis lumbriciformis linkage group LG01, RoL_Nlum_v2.1, whole genome shotgun sequence:
- the usp19 gene encoding ubiquitin carboxyl-terminal hydrolase 19 isoform X4, producing the protein MSSGSGGSGTANRRGGAQHQQRGGGDHRSELSSSSTNKKKQKDRANQESREAKKAAAAAAAGVDGVLAEVKKDVFVDWKQNASEVIIKLRCGESVQRIEDVNTTFTDTHCHVRFPDERQWSCYLQEEIEASCSRLQYKEKGGFLLVILHKKIPFHIWPSLKSNKKEKEIPPPETKNTKEPETRPIAPESSEKLKSSPSPLPQPTSSPSHSASRFKAERGVKRQLKNKQGCEKISTDSTVVQTTEASGDDRSASPKPASVQKGSQQSQEPSAKRTTAHPPRTTKEAKSTTDRDMHSVQTRTSHAYLPAVEHLQTKNSDGDKSVDRLGSVEEHKQFVATASNTNKTQVVEQQHVSSVTGDKSGTGDHKKQPAAPPANTSDSLKTLGSNHPVYAPERGMDISDSDSESEKMSVEQESMQDTQTNQQPDSSGAASMPAKQEPSEAGLAQMQSSCDGEEKRDQSKDEPPLIIQPQEAQEAMVNVQNVKNNSYEKGTDLMVVNIYMKGICRSTAKVLFREQDFTFIFQTSDANFLRLHPDCGPNSVFKWQVKLRNLIQPELCSYSFTAARVDITLKKRHSQRWEGLEAPATQVGGAKVAVPSSPACMEKSQPGSSQHSLPAKEEPPRVGEEKPKPLKAPPRVEDSDLETVASRTVSDHVAITKSEPTVTAPKPTCMVQPMSHAHPASNEHNEEEEEKKVCMPGFTGLVNLGNTCFMNSVIQSLSNTRELRDYFHDRGFEAEINCNNPLGTGGRLAIGFAVLLRALWKGTHHAFQPSKLKAIVASKASQFTGYAQHDAQEFMAFLLDGLHEDLNRIQNKPYTETVDSDGRLDEVVAEEAWQRHKMRNDSFIVDLFQGQFKSKLVCPTCSKVSITFDPFLYLPVPLPQKQKVLSVFYFAKEPHKKPIKFLVSVSKENSSTAEVLEAISRSVRVKPENLRLAEVAKNSFHRMFLPSHSLDTVSPSDMLFCFEVLSKDLAKEKVFLLRVQQRLQVPNIPISKCASCLKPPVSEEDKLKRCTRCYCVGYCNQQCQRTHWPNHKGVCRPNTEYVGLPFLVSVPESRLSYSRLTQLLHGYSRFSVNVFQPPFQSGRTSPEPPPILSMPPAGSLCSGDEATGGSCSTVEASDCGPECVTPMQDSLTEHIQTPASGDSATLTPSKTSLSTTQTSDSGFCESISSTSCSSLDTHVEKETSCEKAVRPEAAVTGYQQPNGTSPGHTGQFHIAVLDSNNKEQRLDEKEDMVLDLPEDATLELVWKNNERLKEYVLVSSKELEYEEDPGSLSETARAGHFTLEQCLNLFTRPEVLAPEEAWYCPKCQQHREASKQLLLWRLPNILIIQLKRFSFRNFIWRDKINDMVDFPVRNLDLSKFCIGQKDEMQQPPIYDLYAVINHYGGMIGGHYTAYARLPSDKNSQRSDVGWRLFDDSTVTMVEESQVVTRYAYVLFYRRRNSPVERPPRFLRPVGADSPPSMGATASQASSQSLFGADLDSEGQSNLTAEVSSGLFAHSGDCAAPSYSNMEDVD; encoded by the exons ATGTGTTTGTGGACTGGAAACAAAACGCCAGTGAAGTGATCATCAAGCTGCGCTGTGGTGAAAGTGTGCAAAGGATCGAGGATGTCAACACAACCTTTACCGATACTCACTGCCATGTGCGCTTCCCAG ATGAGCGCCAGTGGTCGTGCTACTTACAGGAGGAAATAGAGGCCTCCTGTAGTCGGCTCCAGTACAAGGAGAAGGGAGGTTTCCTCTTGGTCATTCTGCACAAGAAGATTCCTTTTCATATTTGGCCTTCACTAAAA TCCAACAAGAAGGAGAAAGAGATCCCACCCCCAGAGACCAAAAATACCAAGGAGCCGGAGACAAGGCCAATTGCTCCAGAGTCGTCAGAGAAGCTCAAGTCCTCCCCGTCACCTCTGCCTCAGCCTACCTCTTCCCCTTCACACAGCGCATCACGCTTCAAAGCTGAACGAGGTGTCAAACGCCAGctgaaaaacaaacaagggtgtgaGAAAATCTCCACGGACTCTACAGTGGTGCAGACAACAGAAGCATCCGGGGACGACAGGTCTGCTTCACCTAAACCCGCCTCAGTTCAGAAAGGCAGCCAGCAGTCTCAAGAACCCAGTGCCAAGCGCACCACTGCACATCCTCCGAGGACAACCAAGGAGGCCAAGTCTACTACTGACAGAGACATGCACTCAGTCCAGACCAGAACCTCACATGCATACTTGCCTGCTGTTGAGCACCTTCAAACAAAAAACAGTGATGGAGACAAAAGTGTGGACAGATTAGGTAGCGTGGAAGAACATAAACAGTTTGTTGCTACTGCCAGCAATACCAACAAGACTCAG GTGGTGGAGCAACAACATGTCTCTTCAGTCACAGGGGACAAGTCGGGAACAGGGGATCATAAAAAGCAACCAGCAGCTCCTCCTGCAAACACAAGTGACTCCCTCAAAACTTTGGGCTCAAACCACCCCGTGTATGCTCCAGAAAGGGGCATGGACATAAGTGACTCAGACTCAGAATCAGAGAAAATGTCCGTGGAGCAAGAATCAATGCAGGATACTCAGACAAACCAGCAACCGGATTCAAGCGGAGCAGCGTCAATGCCAGCCAAACAAGAGCCATCGGAGGCGGGTCTGGCCCAGATGCAGAGCAGCTGTGATGGAGAGGAGAAGCGCGACCAGTCCAAAGACGAGCCACCTCTTATCATACAGCCACAGGAAG CACAAGAGGCCATGGTAAATGTGCAAAACGTGAAGAACAACTCGTACGAGAAAGGCACAGACTTGATGGTGGTGAACATCTACATGAAGGGCATCTGCAGGAGTACAGCCAAGGTCCTTTTCAGGGAACAGGACTTCACCTTCATTTTCCAGACAAG TGATGCAAATTTTCTTCGGCTTCACCCGGACTGCGGACCAAACAGTGTTTTCAAGTGGCAAGTCAAACTCAG AAACCTGATACAGCCTGAGCTGTGCAGCTACTCCTTCACTGCGGCCCGAGTGGACATCACTTTGAAAAAGAGGCACAGCCAACGATGGGAGGGTCTAGAAGCCCCCGCCACACAAG TGGGTGGCGCCAAGGTGGCTGTGCCCTCTAGCCCCGCCTGCATGGAAAAGAGCCAACCAGGCAGCAGCCAGCATAGCCTGCCAGCCAAGGAGGAGCCCCCCAGGGTTGGTGAAGAGAAACCAAAACCCCTGAAGGCCCCGCCCAGAGTGGAAGATAGCGATCTGGAAACCGTGGCCTCTCGTACTGTGTCAGACCATGTTGCCATTACAAAATCGGAGCCCACTGTAACGGCA CCTAAGCCGACTTGCATGGTGCAGCCTATGTCCCATGCACATCCCGCTAGCAATGAGCACaacgaagaggaggaggagaaaaaagtgTGCATGCCCGGTTTCACGGGATTGGTCAACCTGGGAAACACTTGCTTCATGAACAGCGTCATCCAATCCTTGTCCAACACCAGAGAGCTCAGGGATTACTTTCATG ATCGGGGATTTGAGGCAGAAATCAACTGCAATAATCCGCTTGGAACAGGAGGCAGGCTAGCTATTGGCTTTGCTGTGCTGCTTAGGGCCCTGTGGAAAGGAACGCACCATGCCTTCCAACCGTCAAAGCTCAAG GCAATTGTGGCCAGTAAAGCCAGTCAGTTTACTGGCTATGCCCAGCATGACGCCCAGGAGTTCATGGCTTTTTTGCTTGACGGCCTCCACGAGGACTTGAACCGCATTCAGAATAAACCGTACACGGAGACGGTGGACTCAGATGGTCGCTTGGACGAG GTGGTGGCAGAGGAGGCTTGGCAGAGGCACAAGATGAGAAATGACTCGTTCATCGTAGACCTCTTCCAAGGCCAGTTCAAATCCAAGCTTGTCTGCCCTACATGCTCCAAG GTGTCTATAACCTTTGACCCCTTCCTCTACCTGCCTGTCCCGTTGCCGCAGAAACAAAAGGTGCTTTCGGTTTTCTACTTCGCCAAGGAGCCGCATAAAAAACCCATTAAG TTCTTGGTGAGTGTGAGCAAAGAGAACTCCAGCACCGCAGAAGTCCTTGAAGCCATCTCCAGGAGTGTTAGAGTCAAGCCTGAGAACCTTCGACTGGCAGAG GTGGCCAAAAACAGCTTCCATCGCATGTTTCTGCCCTCCCATTCACTGGACACTGTGTCGCCATCGGACATGTTGTTCTGCTTCGAGGTGCTCTCCAAAGATCTGGCGAAGGAGAAGGTGTTTTTACTCCGAGTGCAGCAG AGACTTCAAGTCCCCAATATCCCCATCTCAAAGTGTGCCTCCTGCCTTAAGCCTCCAGTGTCTGAGGAAGACAAGCTGAAGCGATGCACTCGCTGCTATTGTGTGGGCTACTGCAATCA ACAGTGTCAGAGGACACACTGGCCCAATCACAAAGGTGTGTGTCGACCCAACACTGAATATGTGGGTCTACCTTTCCTGGTTAGCGTACCAGAGTCCCGACTGTCATACAGCCGCCTCACTCAACTCCTGCATGGTTACTCCAG GTTTTCTGTCAACGTATTTCAGCCTCCTTTCCAGTCAGGCAGGACATCCCCTGAACCACCTCCCATTCTCTCCATGCCACCGGCAGGCTCTCTGTGCTCAGGCGATGAGGCCACAGGTGGTAGTTGTAGTACTGTTGAAGCAAGTGACTGTGGCCCAGAGTGTGTCACACCAATGCAGGACTCCCTGACGGAGCACATCCAGACCCCAGCCTCTGGGGACTCTGCAACCCTCACTCCCTCCAAAACATCTCTCTCAACCACACAAACGTCAGACTCCGGATTCTGTGAGTCCATCTCCTCTACTTCCTGCTCCTCTCTGGACACCCATGTTGAAAAAGAAACATCTTGTGAGAAAGCAGTACGGCCAGAAG CTGCAGTAACAGGGTATCAACAACCCAATGGGACCTCCCCAGGGCACACGGGTCAGTTCCACATAGCTGTGCTGGATTCAAACAACAAGGAGCAAAGGCTGGATGAAAAAG AAGACATGGTGCTCGACCTGCCGGAAGACGCAACTCTGGAGCTAGTGTGGAAGAACAACGAGCGTCTGAAGGAGTACGTGCTGGTGAGTTCCAAGGAGTTGGAGTACGAGGAGGATCCAGGATCTTTGAGTGAGACGGCCCGAGCGGGACATTTCACACTGGAGCAGTGCCTCAACCTCTTCACCAGGCCAGAAGTGCTGGCTCCAGAAGAGGCATG GTACTGTCCAAAGTGCCAGCAGCACCGCGAGGCCTCCAAGCAGCTGCTGCTGTGGCGTCTTCCCAACATCTTGATCATCCAGCTGAAACGCTTTAGCTTCAGGAACTTCATCTGGAGGGACAAGATCAACGACATGGTGGACTTTCCTGTCAG AAACCTGGATCTGAGTAAGTTCTGCATCGGCCAGAAGGATGAAATGCAGCAACCTCCTATCTACGACTTATATGCAGTCATCAACCACTACGGGGGGATGATTGGTGGCCACTACACTGCTTACGCACGGCTGCCAAGTGACAAAAACAGCCAGCGCAGTGATGTTG GCTGGCGTCTCTTCGATGACAGCACTGTCACAATGGTGGAGGAGAGCCAGGTGGTGACGCGCTATGCCTACGTACTTTTCTACCGACGACGGAATTCGCCCGTGGAGAGGCCGCCACGCTTTCTCAGGCCCGTCGGCGCAGATTCCCCCCCTTCCATGGGAGCTACTGCCAGTCAG
- the usp19 gene encoding ubiquitin carboxyl-terminal hydrolase 19 isoform X3 — translation MSSGSGGSGTANRRGGAQHQQRGGGDHRSELSSSSTNKKKQKDRANQESREAKKAAAAAAAGVDGVLAEVKKDVFVDWKQNASEVIIKLRCGESVQRIEDVNTTFTDTHCHVRFPDERQWSCYLQEEIEASCSRLQYKEKGGFLLVILHKKIPFHIWPSLKSNKKEKEIPPPETKNTKEPETRPIAPESSEKLKSSPSPLPQPTSSPSHSASRFKAERGVKRQLKNKQGCEKISTDSTVVQTTEASGDDRSASPKPASVQKGSQQSQEPSAKRTTAHPPRTTKEAKSTTDRDMHSVQTRTSHAYLPAVEHLQTKNSDGDKSVDRLGSVEEHKQFVATASNTNKTQVVEQQHVSSVTGDKSGTGDHKKQPAAPPANTSDSLKTLGSNHPVYAPERGMDISDSDSESEKMSVEQESMQDTQTNQQPDSSGAASMPAKQEPSEAGLAQMQSSCDGEEKRDQSKDEPPLIIQPQEAQEAMVNVQNVKNNSYEKGTDLMVVNIYMKGICRSTAKVLFREQDFTFIFQTSDANFLRLHPDCGPNSVFKWQVKLRNLIQPELCSYSFTAARVDITLKKRHSQRWEGLEAPATQGAVGGAKVAVPSSPACMEKSQPGSSQHSLPAKEEPPRVGEEKPKPLKAPPRVEDSDLETVASRTVSDHVAITKSEPTVTAPKPTCMVQPMSHAHPASNEHNEEEEEKKVCMPGFTGLVNLGNTCFMNSVIQSLSNTRELRDYFHDRGFEAEINCNNPLGTGGRLAIGFAVLLRALWKGTHHAFQPSKLKAIVASKASQFTGYAQHDAQEFMAFLLDGLHEDLNRIQNKPYTETVDSDGRLDEVVAEEAWQRHKMRNDSFIVDLFQGQFKSKLVCPTCSKVSITFDPFLYLPVPLPQKQKVLSVFYFAKEPHKKPIKFLVSVSKENSSTAEVLEAISRSVRVKPENLRLAEVAKNSFHRMFLPSHSLDTVSPSDMLFCFEVLSKDLAKEKVFLLRVQQRLQVPNIPISKCASCLKPPVSEEDKLKRCTRCYCVGYCNQQCQRTHWPNHKGVCRPNTEYVGLPFLVSVPESRLSYSRLTQLLHGYSRFSVNVFQPPFQSGRTSPEPPPILSMPPAGSLCSGDEATGGSCSTVEASDCGPECVTPMQDSLTEHIQTPASGDSATLTPSKTSLSTTQTSDSGFCESISSTSCSSLDTHVEKETSCEKAVRPEAAVTGYQQPNGTSPGHTGQFHIAVLDSNNKEQRLDEKEDMVLDLPEDATLELVWKNNERLKEYVLVSSKELEYEEDPGSLSETARAGHFTLEQCLNLFTRPEVLAPEEAWYCPKCQQHREASKQLLLWRLPNILIIQLKRFSFRNFIWRDKINDMVDFPVRNLDLSKFCIGQKDEMQQPPIYDLYAVINHYGGMIGGHYTAYARLPSDKNSQRSDVGWRLFDDSTVTMVEESQVVTRYAYVLFYRRRNSPVERPPRFLRPVGADSPPSMGATASQASSQSLFGADLDSEGQSNLTAEVSSGLFAHSGDCAAPSYSNMEDVD, via the exons ATGTGTTTGTGGACTGGAAACAAAACGCCAGTGAAGTGATCATCAAGCTGCGCTGTGGTGAAAGTGTGCAAAGGATCGAGGATGTCAACACAACCTTTACCGATACTCACTGCCATGTGCGCTTCCCAG ATGAGCGCCAGTGGTCGTGCTACTTACAGGAGGAAATAGAGGCCTCCTGTAGTCGGCTCCAGTACAAGGAGAAGGGAGGTTTCCTCTTGGTCATTCTGCACAAGAAGATTCCTTTTCATATTTGGCCTTCACTAAAA TCCAACAAGAAGGAGAAAGAGATCCCACCCCCAGAGACCAAAAATACCAAGGAGCCGGAGACAAGGCCAATTGCTCCAGAGTCGTCAGAGAAGCTCAAGTCCTCCCCGTCACCTCTGCCTCAGCCTACCTCTTCCCCTTCACACAGCGCATCACGCTTCAAAGCTGAACGAGGTGTCAAACGCCAGctgaaaaacaaacaagggtgtgaGAAAATCTCCACGGACTCTACAGTGGTGCAGACAACAGAAGCATCCGGGGACGACAGGTCTGCTTCACCTAAACCCGCCTCAGTTCAGAAAGGCAGCCAGCAGTCTCAAGAACCCAGTGCCAAGCGCACCACTGCACATCCTCCGAGGACAACCAAGGAGGCCAAGTCTACTACTGACAGAGACATGCACTCAGTCCAGACCAGAACCTCACATGCATACTTGCCTGCTGTTGAGCACCTTCAAACAAAAAACAGTGATGGAGACAAAAGTGTGGACAGATTAGGTAGCGTGGAAGAACATAAACAGTTTGTTGCTACTGCCAGCAATACCAACAAGACTCAG GTGGTGGAGCAACAACATGTCTCTTCAGTCACAGGGGACAAGTCGGGAACAGGGGATCATAAAAAGCAACCAGCAGCTCCTCCTGCAAACACAAGTGACTCCCTCAAAACTTTGGGCTCAAACCACCCCGTGTATGCTCCAGAAAGGGGCATGGACATAAGTGACTCAGACTCAGAATCAGAGAAAATGTCCGTGGAGCAAGAATCAATGCAGGATACTCAGACAAACCAGCAACCGGATTCAAGCGGAGCAGCGTCAATGCCAGCCAAACAAGAGCCATCGGAGGCGGGTCTGGCCCAGATGCAGAGCAGCTGTGATGGAGAGGAGAAGCGCGACCAGTCCAAAGACGAGCCACCTCTTATCATACAGCCACAGGAAG CACAAGAGGCCATGGTAAATGTGCAAAACGTGAAGAACAACTCGTACGAGAAAGGCACAGACTTGATGGTGGTGAACATCTACATGAAGGGCATCTGCAGGAGTACAGCCAAGGTCCTTTTCAGGGAACAGGACTTCACCTTCATTTTCCAGACAAG TGATGCAAATTTTCTTCGGCTTCACCCGGACTGCGGACCAAACAGTGTTTTCAAGTGGCAAGTCAAACTCAG AAACCTGATACAGCCTGAGCTGTGCAGCTACTCCTTCACTGCGGCCCGAGTGGACATCACTTTGAAAAAGAGGCACAGCCAACGATGGGAGGGTCTAGAAGCCCCCGCCACACAAG GTGCAGTGGGTGGCGCCAAGGTGGCTGTGCCCTCTAGCCCCGCCTGCATGGAAAAGAGCCAACCAGGCAGCAGCCAGCATAGCCTGCCAGCCAAGGAGGAGCCCCCCAGGGTTGGTGAAGAGAAACCAAAACCCCTGAAGGCCCCGCCCAGAGTGGAAGATAGCGATCTGGAAACCGTGGCCTCTCGTACTGTGTCAGACCATGTTGCCATTACAAAATCGGAGCCCACTGTAACGGCA CCTAAGCCGACTTGCATGGTGCAGCCTATGTCCCATGCACATCCCGCTAGCAATGAGCACaacgaagaggaggaggagaaaaaagtgTGCATGCCCGGTTTCACGGGATTGGTCAACCTGGGAAACACTTGCTTCATGAACAGCGTCATCCAATCCTTGTCCAACACCAGAGAGCTCAGGGATTACTTTCATG ATCGGGGATTTGAGGCAGAAATCAACTGCAATAATCCGCTTGGAACAGGAGGCAGGCTAGCTATTGGCTTTGCTGTGCTGCTTAGGGCCCTGTGGAAAGGAACGCACCATGCCTTCCAACCGTCAAAGCTCAAG GCAATTGTGGCCAGTAAAGCCAGTCAGTTTACTGGCTATGCCCAGCATGACGCCCAGGAGTTCATGGCTTTTTTGCTTGACGGCCTCCACGAGGACTTGAACCGCATTCAGAATAAACCGTACACGGAGACGGTGGACTCAGATGGTCGCTTGGACGAG GTGGTGGCAGAGGAGGCTTGGCAGAGGCACAAGATGAGAAATGACTCGTTCATCGTAGACCTCTTCCAAGGCCAGTTCAAATCCAAGCTTGTCTGCCCTACATGCTCCAAG GTGTCTATAACCTTTGACCCCTTCCTCTACCTGCCTGTCCCGTTGCCGCAGAAACAAAAGGTGCTTTCGGTTTTCTACTTCGCCAAGGAGCCGCATAAAAAACCCATTAAG TTCTTGGTGAGTGTGAGCAAAGAGAACTCCAGCACCGCAGAAGTCCTTGAAGCCATCTCCAGGAGTGTTAGAGTCAAGCCTGAGAACCTTCGACTGGCAGAG GTGGCCAAAAACAGCTTCCATCGCATGTTTCTGCCCTCCCATTCACTGGACACTGTGTCGCCATCGGACATGTTGTTCTGCTTCGAGGTGCTCTCCAAAGATCTGGCGAAGGAGAAGGTGTTTTTACTCCGAGTGCAGCAG AGACTTCAAGTCCCCAATATCCCCATCTCAAAGTGTGCCTCCTGCCTTAAGCCTCCAGTGTCTGAGGAAGACAAGCTGAAGCGATGCACTCGCTGCTATTGTGTGGGCTACTGCAATCA ACAGTGTCAGAGGACACACTGGCCCAATCACAAAGGTGTGTGTCGACCCAACACTGAATATGTGGGTCTACCTTTCCTGGTTAGCGTACCAGAGTCCCGACTGTCATACAGCCGCCTCACTCAACTCCTGCATGGTTACTCCAG GTTTTCTGTCAACGTATTTCAGCCTCCTTTCCAGTCAGGCAGGACATCCCCTGAACCACCTCCCATTCTCTCCATGCCACCGGCAGGCTCTCTGTGCTCAGGCGATGAGGCCACAGGTGGTAGTTGTAGTACTGTTGAAGCAAGTGACTGTGGCCCAGAGTGTGTCACACCAATGCAGGACTCCCTGACGGAGCACATCCAGACCCCAGCCTCTGGGGACTCTGCAACCCTCACTCCCTCCAAAACATCTCTCTCAACCACACAAACGTCAGACTCCGGATTCTGTGAGTCCATCTCCTCTACTTCCTGCTCCTCTCTGGACACCCATGTTGAAAAAGAAACATCTTGTGAGAAAGCAGTACGGCCAGAAG CTGCAGTAACAGGGTATCAACAACCCAATGGGACCTCCCCAGGGCACACGGGTCAGTTCCACATAGCTGTGCTGGATTCAAACAACAAGGAGCAAAGGCTGGATGAAAAAG AAGACATGGTGCTCGACCTGCCGGAAGACGCAACTCTGGAGCTAGTGTGGAAGAACAACGAGCGTCTGAAGGAGTACGTGCTGGTGAGTTCCAAGGAGTTGGAGTACGAGGAGGATCCAGGATCTTTGAGTGAGACGGCCCGAGCGGGACATTTCACACTGGAGCAGTGCCTCAACCTCTTCACCAGGCCAGAAGTGCTGGCTCCAGAAGAGGCATG GTACTGTCCAAAGTGCCAGCAGCACCGCGAGGCCTCCAAGCAGCTGCTGCTGTGGCGTCTTCCCAACATCTTGATCATCCAGCTGAAACGCTTTAGCTTCAGGAACTTCATCTGGAGGGACAAGATCAACGACATGGTGGACTTTCCTGTCAG AAACCTGGATCTGAGTAAGTTCTGCATCGGCCAGAAGGATGAAATGCAGCAACCTCCTATCTACGACTTATATGCAGTCATCAACCACTACGGGGGGATGATTGGTGGCCACTACACTGCTTACGCACGGCTGCCAAGTGACAAAAACAGCCAGCGCAGTGATGTTG GCTGGCGTCTCTTCGATGACAGCACTGTCACAATGGTGGAGGAGAGCCAGGTGGTGACGCGCTATGCCTACGTACTTTTCTACCGACGACGGAATTCGCCCGTGGAGAGGCCGCCACGCTTTCTCAGGCCCGTCGGCGCAGATTCCCCCCCTTCCATGGGAGCTACTGCCAGTCAG